The following coding sequences lie in one Desulfovibrio aminophilus DSM 12254 genomic window:
- a CDS encoding UDP-glucose dehydrogenase family protein: protein MNVCIVGTGYVGLVSAACLAEMGNEVACVDVNPEVVEGLRAGRVHIYEPGLEELVRRNTAQGRLTFTTELAEGLRGSALVFITVGTPSREDGACDLSFVDAVARDIGRCMATPVVVVDKSTVPVGTADRVRGIIADELAVRGVEIGFDVVSNPEFLKEGDAVNDFMKPDRVIVGTRSEESAELLKSLYAPFARSREKLIVMGVRSAEMTKYAANCMLATKISFINEVANICERVGADVGEVRLGIGSDSRIGYSFIYPGAGYGGSCFPKDVKALIGTARDHGYEPRLMSSVDAVNEEQKGLLARKVEEYFAAQGGVSGKTLALWGLAFKPNTDDIREAPAREVVARLTASGMRVRAFDPVAAERARRELGGNPLLEIVDGQYEALIGADALAVVTEWNQFRNPDFGRMKSLLRAPLVFDGRNLYDPAGMGRKGFAYFSVGRAPVWG from the coding sequence ATGAACGTATGCATCGTGGGAACGGGGTACGTGGGGCTGGTGTCGGCGGCCTGCCTGGCGGAGATGGGCAACGAGGTCGCCTGCGTGGACGTGAACCCCGAGGTGGTCGAGGGGTTGCGCGCGGGGCGGGTGCACATCTACGAACCGGGCCTTGAGGAACTGGTGCGCCGGAATACGGCCCAGGGACGCCTGACGTTCACCACGGAGCTTGCAGAAGGCCTGCGCGGCTCGGCTTTGGTGTTCATCACCGTGGGCACCCCCTCGCGGGAGGACGGCGCTTGCGACCTCTCCTTCGTGGATGCCGTGGCCCGGGACATCGGCCGTTGCATGGCCACTCCCGTGGTGGTGGTGGACAAATCCACCGTGCCGGTGGGCACGGCCGACCGCGTACGCGGAATCATCGCCGACGAGTTGGCCGTGCGGGGCGTGGAGATCGGCTTCGACGTTGTTTCCAACCCGGAATTTTTGAAAGAGGGCGACGCGGTCAACGACTTCATGAAGCCGGACCGGGTGATCGTGGGCACGCGGAGCGAGGAGAGCGCGGAACTGCTCAAGTCGCTTTACGCACCGTTCGCGCGCAGCCGCGAGAAGCTCATCGTCATGGGCGTGCGCAGCGCGGAGATGACCAAGTACGCGGCCAACTGCATGCTGGCCACCAAGATTTCCTTCATCAACGAGGTAGCCAACATCTGCGAACGGGTGGGCGCGGACGTGGGCGAGGTGCGCCTGGGCATCGGCTCGGATTCGCGCATCGGCTACAGCTTCATCTACCCTGGTGCGGGGTACGGCGGCTCGTGCTTCCCCAAGGACGTCAAGGCGCTCATCGGCACGGCCCGTGACCACGGCTACGAGCCCCGGCTGATGTCCTCGGTCGACGCGGTGAACGAGGAGCAGAAAGGGCTCCTGGCGCGCAAGGTGGAAGAGTATTTCGCGGCCCAAGGCGGCGTCTCGGGCAAGACCCTGGCGCTCTGGGGGCTGGCCTTCAAGCCGAATACGGACGACATCCGCGAGGCCCCGGCGCGGGAGGTGGTCGCCCGGCTGACGGCCTCGGGCATGCGTGTGCGGGCCTTCGACCCGGTGGCGGCAGAGCGGGCGCGCCGGGAACTGGGCGGAAATCCCCTGCTGGAGATCGTGGACGGACAATACGAGGCCTTGATCGGGGCGGACGCCCTGGCGGTGGTCACGGAATGGAACCAGTTCCGCAACCCGGATTTTGGCCGCATGAAATCCTTGCTGCGCGCGCCGCTTGTCTTCGACGGGCGCAACCTCTACGACCCGGCGGGCATGGGCCGCAAGGGCTTCGCCTACTTCAGCGTGGGCCGGGCGCCGGTGTGGGGCTGA
- a CDS encoding chemotaxis protein CheW yields MNEAMKKQDDELIQLVTFSIGEEEFGVDILKVQEIIRTMEITKVPRAPEFVEGVINLRGKVIPIVDLRKRFGLETRDHDKHTRIIVIEINQMIVGFVVDSVSEVLRIPANTVEPPPPVVSGLESEYISGVGKLQDRLLILLDLNRLLSGEEKDALSQV; encoded by the coding sequence ATGAACGAGGCCATGAAGAAACAGGACGACGAACTCATTCAGTTGGTCACCTTCAGTATCGGCGAAGAGGAATTCGGCGTGGACATCCTCAAGGTGCAGGAGATCATCCGCACCATGGAGATCACGAAGGTTCCCCGCGCTCCGGAATTCGTCGAGGGCGTCATCAACCTGCGCGGCAAGGTCATTCCCATCGTGGATCTGCGCAAGCGTTTCGGTTTGGAGACACGCGATCACGACAAGCATACCCGGATCATCGTCATCGAGATCAACCAGATGATCGTCGGCTTCGTGGTCGACTCCGTGTCCGAGGTTCTGCGCATACCCGCCAACACGGTGGAACCGCCGCCGCCGGTCGTTTCGGGCCTGGAGTCCGAGTACATCAGCGGCGTGGGCAAGCTCCAGGACCGCCTGCTCATTCTGCTCGACCTGAACCGGCTGCTTTCCGGCGAGGAGAAGGACGCCCTGAGCCAGGTCTGA